A single window of Granulicella mallensis MP5ACTX8 DNA harbors:
- a CDS encoding Gfo/Idh/MocA family oxidoreductase has product MKPLKVAVVGAGAFGHNHLRVYRELESAHPELVQLAALVEAHAPTREEAAARYGIPAFSSVEELFAAGLSLDAASVCVPTVHHAALAEQLLNAGLDVLIEKPFAASLAEADRVLALAGSLGRIVQIGHLERFNPAVTAVAERLNNPMFFESHRLSIFTPRSLDVDVVLDLMIHDLDVVLSLTNSPIREVRAVGLAVLSRKVDIANVRVEFDSGCVANFTASRVSTEQVRKLRLFQPHQYLSLDFARQELLSIDVDPSAAAAFLSRPSPQDLSVTPATGAGAILQHPSAGLNLQKFDLPRAEPLRLELEDFLRAVRTRTAPRVTGEAGRAALSLALEINREIEEHAERAGIKQGLGIREQGTGNREQGTANSNTNTNATTPL; this is encoded by the coding sequence GTGAAGCCCCTTAAAGTTGCCGTCGTTGGGGCCGGAGCCTTCGGCCACAATCACCTGCGCGTGTATCGCGAGCTGGAGAGCGCACATCCCGAGCTCGTCCAACTCGCCGCGCTTGTCGAGGCCCACGCCCCAACCCGCGAAGAGGCTGCCGCGCGCTACGGCATCCCTGCCTTTAGCTCTGTAGAAGAGTTATTCGCCGCCGGGCTCTCCCTGGACGCGGCTTCGGTCTGCGTGCCCACGGTCCACCACGCCGCACTCGCCGAGCAGCTCCTGAACGCCGGGCTCGATGTCCTCATCGAGAAGCCCTTCGCCGCCTCTCTGGCCGAAGCTGATCGCGTCCTCGCGCTGGCCGGCTCGCTAGGCCGCATCGTCCAGATCGGTCACCTCGAGCGCTTCAACCCGGCGGTCACCGCCGTCGCCGAGCGGCTCAACAACCCCATGTTCTTCGAGTCCCACCGGCTCAGCATCTTCACGCCACGTTCGCTGGACGTGGATGTCGTGCTCGACCTGATGATCCACGACCTGGATGTGGTTCTCTCGCTGACCAACTCCCCGATCCGCGAGGTGCGTGCGGTGGGACTGGCCGTCCTCTCCCGCAAGGTGGATATCGCCAACGTGCGGGTGGAGTTTGACTCCGGCTGTGTCGCGAACTTTACCGCCAGCCGCGTCAGCACGGAGCAGGTGCGCAAGCTGCGGCTGTTTCAGCCGCACCAGTACCTGTCGCTGGACTTCGCACGGCAGGAGCTGCTGTCGATCGACGTCGATCCCTCTGCGGCAGCCGCCTTCCTGTCTCGTCCAAGCCCCCAGGACTTGTCCGTCACACCTGCAACCGGGGCGGGAGCAATTCTGCAGCACCCCTCCGCCGGACTCAACCTGCAGAAGTTCGACCTGCCGAGAGCCGAGCCGCTACGGCTGGAGCTCGAAGACTTCCTTCGCGCCGTGCGAACCCGTACCGCGCCACGCGTCACGGGCGAGGCAGGACGAGCAGCGTTATCCCTGGCGTTGGAGATCAATCGAGAGATTGAGGAACACGCAGAAAGAGCAGGGATAAAGCAGGGATTAGGGATTAGGGAACAGGGAACAGGGAACAGGGAACAGGGAACAGCGAACAGCAATACAAATACAAACGCCACGACTCCTTTGTGA
- a CDS encoding LolA family protein: MKRSQAFPLLFVLLSTGLTGCYRTTRIVQKTQAPEVYRSAGVEQLQKEVSDRDAAIKSLKASVQITATTGGGKEGKVVQYTSFKGYIFVRKPHDLRVIMTLPLLGSEALDMVSNGDTFTLKNASTHGYIWRQGSNTVTKRSKNGLENLRPPVFFDSFMIPGVGADELVTLTESTRVLELDKKHHEAIEEPDYELTIMKKKDGNPAILQRTRTIHINRVTMLPFQQDIYNNDGQVETQATYDHYQPYGDQQFPALITIKRPLDEYSLKVEITQLTLNEKLDDDQFELPIPPGVTVQKLD, encoded by the coding sequence ATGAAGAGATCTCAAGCGTTTCCGTTGTTATTTGTGCTGTTGTCTACCGGTCTGACCGGATGCTACAGGACGACGCGTATTGTCCAGAAGACCCAGGCCCCCGAAGTCTACCGCTCCGCAGGCGTCGAGCAGCTGCAGAAGGAAGTCTCCGACCGCGATGCGGCCATCAAAAGCCTCAAAGCCTCTGTGCAGATTACAGCTACTACGGGTGGGGGCAAAGAGGGCAAAGTTGTCCAGTACACCTCGTTTAAGGGCTACATCTTTGTCCGGAAGCCGCATGATCTCCGTGTGATTATGACGCTGCCGCTGCTGGGCTCGGAAGCGCTGGACATGGTCAGCAACGGGGATACGTTCACCCTGAAAAACGCCTCGACACACGGTTACATCTGGCGGCAGGGATCGAATACGGTGACGAAGCGTTCCAAGAATGGGCTGGAGAATCTGCGCCCCCCCGTGTTCTTCGACTCGTTCATGATTCCCGGTGTTGGTGCGGACGAGCTCGTTACGCTGACCGAGTCGACGCGCGTGCTGGAGCTTGATAAGAAGCATCACGAAGCCATCGAAGAGCCCGACTACGAACTCACCATCATGAAGAAGAAGGATGGCAATCCGGCCATCCTGCAGCGCACGCGTACGATCCACATCAACCGCGTAACAATGCTGCCCTTCCAGCAGGATATCTACAACAACGACGGGCAGGTCGAAACGCAGGCGACCTACGATCACTACCAGCCTTATGGCGACCAGCAGTTTCCCGCGCTCATCACGATCAAACGCCCGCTCGACGAGTACTCGCTGAAGGTTGAGATCACTCAGTTGACACTCAATGAGAAGCTGGACGACGACCAGTTCGAGCTGCCGATTCCGCCCGGAGTGACTGTACAGAAGCTTGATTAG
- the mltG gene encoding endolytic transglycosylase MltG, protein MRLLKFLLVLIVLAAAAAGFYVFLPYGPSSETFVEITPGIGTAGAAAQLQQAGIIRSKLAFELFKTLKNGSLKAGEYRFDHPASLPEIYARLHRGDVYTLTLVIPEGYNLFDIAQAIAVAGLGSREGFLSAAQQHTELIARWSPKAASLEGYLFPDTYKFSRHATPLQMLTVMTRRFGQQAARLGLADGNTARAVTMASLVEKEVHIDAERPVVAGVFENRLEAGMPLQTDPAVIYASLLHGTWTGVIHQSELHSDSAYNTYTHTGLPPGPICNPGMAALKAALHPAQTDFLYFVADANGATRFARTLAEHDTNVAAYRAGR, encoded by the coding sequence GTGCGACTGCTGAAGTTTCTCCTGGTGCTGATCGTTCTGGCTGCTGCTGCGGCGGGATTTTACGTGTTTCTGCCCTATGGGCCTTCGTCGGAGACCTTTGTCGAGATCACGCCGGGCATTGGGACCGCGGGGGCTGCGGCACAGTTGCAGCAGGCGGGCATCATCCGCAGCAAGCTGGCGTTCGAGCTTTTCAAAACGCTGAAAAACGGTTCGCTCAAGGCTGGCGAGTATCGTTTCGACCACCCGGCTTCGCTCCCCGAGATCTACGCCCGGCTGCATCGCGGCGATGTCTATACCCTGACGCTGGTCATTCCCGAGGGCTATAACCTCTTCGATATCGCGCAGGCGATTGCCGTGGCGGGGCTGGGTTCTCGCGAAGGTTTCCTGAGCGCCGCGCAGCAGCATACGGAGCTGATCGCCCGCTGGAGCCCCAAGGCCGCTTCGCTTGAGGGGTACCTCTTCCCCGATACCTACAAGTTCAGCCGTCACGCGACGCCGTTGCAGATGCTGACCGTGATGACCCGGCGCTTCGGACAGCAGGCGGCGCGGCTGGGGCTGGCTGATGGGAACACGGCACGGGCCGTCACGATGGCTTCGTTGGTCGAAAAAGAGGTCCACATCGACGCGGAACGCCCGGTGGTCGCGGGGGTCTTCGAGAACCGGCTGGAGGCGGGGATGCCCCTGCAGACCGATCCGGCGGTGATCTACGCGTCGCTGCTGCATGGAACGTGGACGGGAGTGATCCACCAGAGTGAGCTGCACTCGGACTCGGCGTACAACACCTACACGCACACGGGCCTGCCTCCCGGGCCGATCTGCAACCCGGGTATGGCGGCGTTGAAGGCGGCGCTGCATCCAGCGCAGACGGACTTTCTTTATTTCGTGGCGGATGCGAATGGGGCGACTCGTTTCGCCCGGACGTTGGCGGAACATGACACGAACGTAGCGGCCTATCGGGCCGGACGTTAA
- a CDS encoding alginate lyase family protein: MSLLRRIAPVVLAVSFFSGICVAQAFQHPGVLVSGPQLDFVKAQVKAKAEPFYSEYQKAVASEYGALDYQLQGPPSTGIIDCGPVSHPDHGCHAEDADASAAYLQSVLWYISGDHRYADNAIRIVNAYGHNLHGYTNSNAPLQAAWSGETWPRSAEILRYSHAGWKPEDIAAFSAMLTKVILPLIHDGSGSNGNWELSMIDAMTGIAVFTDDHALLKHAEDLWLQRVPAYFYNSALDGAHPRRLPRASGETSWYGTTNLNASVDGMAQETCRDLGHTSYGISSTMAAAETAHIQGDKLYEAEEKRLLPALEFHAHLLLRKDPVPTLVCGGAVHYAQGATFVVGYNEYHNRLGVPLPETKEWIQQHVEQYPVPVDMHMFVFEPLTHGADVSSAGQGVSSSH; the protein is encoded by the coding sequence ATGTCTCTGCTGCGTCGTATTGCGCCGGTCGTCCTGGCGGTCTCGTTTTTCAGCGGAATCTGTGTTGCCCAGGCGTTTCAGCATCCCGGGGTGCTGGTGAGCGGGCCCCAGCTCGATTTTGTAAAGGCCCAGGTCAAGGCCAAAGCAGAGCCCTTCTACAGCGAGTACCAGAAGGCCGTGGCGAGCGAGTACGGAGCGCTGGACTACCAGTTGCAGGGACCGCCTTCGACAGGAATTATCGACTGCGGGCCGGTCTCTCATCCTGACCATGGTTGTCATGCCGAGGATGCGGATGCCAGCGCGGCGTACCTGCAGTCCGTGCTCTGGTACATCAGCGGGGACCATCGCTACGCGGACAATGCGATCCGCATCGTCAACGCCTATGGGCATAACCTGCACGGCTATACCAACTCGAACGCCCCGCTGCAGGCCGCCTGGAGCGGCGAGACCTGGCCGCGGTCAGCGGAGATTCTGCGTTACAGCCATGCAGGGTGGAAGCCGGAGGATATTGCGGCCTTTTCGGCGATGCTGACGAAGGTCATCCTGCCGCTCATTCACGACGGTTCCGGTTCGAACGGCAACTGGGAGTTGAGCATGATCGACGCGATGACCGGCATCGCGGTATTTACCGACGACCACGCCCTGCTGAAGCATGCCGAGGACCTGTGGCTGCAGCGCGTGCCGGCCTACTTCTACAACTCGGCGCTGGATGGAGCGCACCCCCGCCGGCTGCCGCGCGCAAGCGGAGAGACGAGCTGGTACGGTACGACGAATCTGAACGCCAGCGTGGACGGCATGGCGCAGGAGACGTGCCGCGACCTCGGTCATACGAGCTACGGCATCTCGTCGACGATGGCCGCCGCCGAGACGGCGCATATCCAGGGCGACAAGCTCTATGAGGCCGAAGAGAAGCGGCTGTTGCCTGCACTGGAGTTCCACGCGCACCTGTTATTGCGCAAGGACCCTGTGCCGACCCTCGTCTGCGGAGGCGCGGTGCACTACGCGCAGGGAGCGACGTTTGTGGTGGGGTATAACGAGTACCACAACCGGCTCGGAGTGCCTCTGCCTGAGACGAAGGAGTGGATCCAGCAGCATGTGGAGCAGTATCCCGTGCCGGTGGATATGCACATGTTCGTCTTCGAGCCGCTGACGCATGGAGCCGATGTGTCCTCGGCAGGGCAAGGAGTCTCGAGCAGTCATTAG
- the ruvX gene encoding Holliday junction resolvase RuvX produces METSPRILALDVGDRRIGLAITDPLGLTAQPLFTLHRTSLRADLKSVARFIRQHKVTTVVVGNPLHADGSPSPQAAKALAFAAAVREEHPTLAHHLLDERLTTLEAHALLDAAGHSARTAGRSHGKTIDRKDLIDQVAATLLLESFLSGDKPALLPDPDADGNT; encoded by the coding sequence GTGGAGACTTCCCCTCGCATTCTCGCGCTCGACGTCGGCGACCGCCGCATCGGTCTTGCCATAACTGATCCGCTGGGTCTTACGGCCCAGCCGCTCTTCACGCTGCATCGCACCTCGCTCCGGGCCGACCTGAAGTCCGTAGCCCGGTTCATTCGCCAGCACAAGGTCACGACTGTCGTGGTCGGCAATCCGCTCCACGCCGACGGCTCTCCCAGCCCCCAGGCCGCCAAGGCCCTGGCCTTTGCCGCCGCCGTGCGCGAGGAGCATCCCACGCTTGCACACCATCTGCTCGACGAGCGGCTGACCACGCTTGAGGCCCACGCCCTGCTGGATGCCGCCGGACACAGCGCCCGCACCGCAGGCCGGAGCCACGGCAAGACGATCGACCGCAAAGACCTCATCGACCAGGTTGCCGCGACGCTGCTGCTCGAAAGCTTCCTCTCCGGCGACAAGCCAGCGTTGCTCCCAGACCCGGACGCCGACGGAAACACCTAA
- a CDS encoding GreA/GreB family elongation factor gives MEDIKKALEEQIKALEYELTTELPAEIKKAVALGDLSENAEYHSAKQRQEFVNARLGQLKKRMGELAMVNLDNIPRDKVGFGSTIVVFDSTKDEEITYKLVTSEEADVTKGLISTTSPIGRALLGKEIGDTATVVTPNGKRELEVLKLTTIHGVAA, from the coding sequence ATGGAAGACATCAAAAAGGCTCTTGAAGAGCAGATCAAGGCACTCGAATACGAACTGACCACCGAACTCCCCGCCGAGATTAAAAAGGCAGTCGCGCTCGGAGACCTCTCCGAGAACGCCGAGTATCACTCGGCCAAGCAGCGTCAGGAGTTCGTGAACGCGCGTCTCGGCCAGCTCAAGAAGCGTATGGGCGAACTCGCCATGGTGAACCTCGACAATATCCCGAGGGATAAGGTCGGCTTCGGGTCTACGATTGTCGTCTTCGACAGCACTAAGGACGAAGAGATTACCTACAAGCTTGTGACCAGCGAAGAGGCAGACGTAACCAAAGGCCTCATCTCGACGACTTCACCCATCGGCCGCGCGCTGCTAGGTAAAGAGATCGGCGACACCGCCACGGTCGTTACGCCCAATGGCAAGCGCGAGCTTGAAGTACTGAAGCTGACGACGATTCACGGCGTAGCGGCATAA
- a CDS encoding CDP-alcohol phosphatidyltransferase family protein, translating into MTWTRAFGKGSGWLLQKIVNGLALSRISPNTLTFIGLIINVVAAFFFGYARADNNVRMFLYAGLVIIGAGLFDMVDGRVARQTNQVSVFGAFFDSVLDRYSDVALFFGLLVYYARGNRFFYVFLAAFVMTASLMVSYTRARAEALIGSCKVGFMERPERIVLVILGALFNRWGAMAPALWVLAVLSTITVIHRIRYTYLETERRKLALNT; encoded by the coding sequence ATGACCTGGACACGCGCATTCGGTAAAGGCAGCGGCTGGCTGCTGCAGAAGATCGTCAACGGTCTTGCGCTTTCGCGCATCTCGCCGAACACGCTTACTTTCATCGGACTCATCATCAACGTCGTTGCGGCCTTCTTCTTCGGCTACGCACGCGCGGATAACAATGTCCGCATGTTCCTCTACGCCGGCCTGGTCATCATCGGCGCGGGGCTGTTCGATATGGTCGACGGCCGCGTTGCGCGCCAGACCAACCAGGTCTCCGTCTTCGGAGCCTTCTTCGACTCCGTGCTGGACCGCTACTCCGACGTCGCGCTCTTCTTCGGCCTGCTGGTCTACTACGCTCGCGGCAACCGCTTCTTTTATGTCTTTCTCGCGGCCTTCGTCATGACGGCAAGCCTGATGGTCAGCTATACACGCGCTCGTGCCGAAGCTCTCATCGGCTCCTGCAAGGTCGGCTTCATGGAGCGGCCTGAGCGGATCGTCCTGGTGATTCTGGGCGCGCTCTTCAACCGCTGGGGAGCGATGGCTCCTGCGCTCTGGGTGCTCGCCGTGCTCTCGACCATTACCGTCATCCATCGCATCCGTTACACGTACCTCGAGACCGAGCGGCGCAAGCTGGCGTTGAACACGTAG
- a CDS encoding CHAD domain-containing protein: MATATASPVRTLREHVLALEGAIALCLDKPRPKAVHKVRTEARRIEAQLELLGLLKRLPSYRSEMSRSLRLLKKIRRAAGRVRDLDVQRKLLKTHTAEDEKQIEQPTDAKLNELAELGELRQIRKQRRKRAARKLLKLLNKRQAKLASAFDALLTALEPAQELQLPAAELLRLVDQHFRGTHALIIRHPSSEHLHSIRKAARIARYQAELATNSAAATRSAQRYEALQVAGGQWHDTLALAAEAATELGDNHSTAVCFSQLRDQHLADYRALLERVRT, translated from the coding sequence ATGGCCACGGCTACCGCATCTCCGGTTCGAACCCTGCGTGAGCACGTCCTCGCGCTCGAGGGCGCGATTGCCCTCTGCCTGGACAAGCCACGCCCTAAAGCTGTCCACAAGGTTCGTACCGAAGCCCGCCGGATCGAGGCGCAACTCGAGTTACTGGGCCTGCTCAAGAGGCTGCCCTCCTACCGCTCTGAGATGAGTCGCTCCCTGCGGCTGCTCAAAAAGATTCGCCGGGCTGCCGGACGCGTCCGCGATCTCGATGTTCAGCGCAAATTATTAAAGACTCACACCGCTGAAGACGAAAAGCAGATCGAACAGCCTACGGATGCCAAGCTCAACGAACTCGCCGAGCTTGGAGAGCTTCGCCAGATCCGCAAGCAGCGCCGCAAGCGTGCTGCCCGCAAGCTTCTGAAGCTGCTCAACAAGCGACAGGCAAAGCTTGCCTCCGCCTTCGACGCGCTGCTGACCGCGCTCGAGCCTGCGCAGGAACTTCAGCTGCCCGCAGCCGAGCTCCTGCGCCTGGTCGATCAACACTTTCGCGGCACGCATGCTCTCATCATCCGCCACCCTTCGAGCGAGCATCTGCATTCCATTCGCAAGGCTGCGCGCATTGCACGTTACCAGGCAGAGCTCGCGACGAACTCCGCAGCCGCCACGCGTTCGGCACAGCGCTATGAGGCGCTCCAGGTCGCCGGCGGCCAGTGGCATGACACACTCGCACTTGCCGCCGAAGCAGCAACCGAACTGGGTGACAACCACAGCACCGCTGTCTGTTTTAGCCAGCTGCGCGACCAGCACCTCGCCGACTATCGAGCCTTGCTCGAACGTGTCCGCACCTGA
- the nadD gene encoding nicotinate (nicotinamide) nucleotide adenylyltransferase: MRIGFFGGSFDPPHRGHLTVARTVAATFRLDRLLLAPTAQQPLKPGGAAASFQDRLAMVEILCRGEARFEPSALDAPRIHNGPNYTIDTLRHLRAEFAHYPEVYSIVGADSFLDLRRWRSPDLLLDIVNWIVVSRPGFALSALNKLDLTPEQRAHVYLLEGVTEPVSATEVRACLREGRDCSELVPYDVLSYIREHHLYGA; encoded by the coding sequence ATGCGCATTGGCTTCTTCGGCGGCAGCTTCGACCCACCTCATCGAGGCCACCTCACTGTGGCTCGTACAGTAGCAGCTACTTTCAGGCTCGACCGTCTCCTGCTGGCCCCCACCGCACAGCAGCCACTCAAGCCAGGCGGCGCTGCTGCTTCCTTCCAGGACCGCCTCGCCATGGTCGAGATCCTCTGCCGGGGAGAGGCTCGATTCGAGCCCTCCGCGTTGGATGCCCCACGAATCCACAACGGACCCAACTACACCATCGATACCCTTCGACATCTACGGGCCGAGTTCGCCCACTACCCGGAGGTCTACAGCATCGTCGGTGCAGACTCTTTCCTGGACCTGCGCCGCTGGCGTTCGCCCGATCTACTGCTCGACATTGTGAATTGGATCGTCGTCAGCCGTCCAGGCTTTGCTCTTTCAGCACTCAACAAACTCGATTTGACGCCTGAACAACGCGCGCACGTCTACCTGCTGGAGGGCGTTACGGAACCTGTAAGCGCCACCGAGGTTCGCGCCTGTCTGCGTGAGGGCCGCGACTGCAGCGAACTCGTTCCGTACGACGTTCTCAGCTACATTCGGGAACACCATCTTTACGGCGCCTAG
- the rsfS gene encoding ribosome silencing factor, whose amino-acid sequence MPSTEVNQMLAAAAAACEDKKAEDIRILALDPSESGLTDYFLICNGTNDRQNVAISDEIEIRLKREFGTYPNSVEGRRQGDWVLMDYVDFIVHIFSPEKRAFYGLERLRKTATRLSIEDLNAELRSQINASRKKKPAPAAVAPKKAAPAKKKSATVKKTVAAKKAVPAKAAKKAPAKALKKAPAKKAAPVKPAKKAPAKSAAKKTAKSRS is encoded by the coding sequence ATGCCCAGTACCGAAGTAAACCAGATGCTCGCCGCCGCCGCTGCTGCCTGCGAAGACAAGAAGGCAGAGGACATCCGCATTCTTGCACTAGATCCATCGGAGAGCGGCCTGACCGACTACTTCCTCATCTGCAACGGCACCAACGATCGCCAGAACGTCGCGATCAGTGATGAGATCGAAATTCGCCTGAAGCGCGAATTCGGCACCTATCCCAATTCGGTCGAAGGCCGCCGCCAGGGCGACTGGGTCCTGATGGATTATGTCGACTTCATCGTCCACATCTTCTCCCCGGAGAAGCGTGCGTTTTATGGACTGGAGCGTCTGCGCAAGACGGCAACGCGGTTGAGCATCGAAGATCTGAACGCGGAACTCAGGTCTCAGATCAACGCTTCGCGAAAGAAGAAACCCGCACCGGCAGCCGTGGCTCCGAAGAAAGCCGCCCCAGCTAAAAAGAAGTCGGCAACGGTCAAGAAAACCGTAGCAGCAAAGAAAGCCGTCCCCGCAAAAGCCGCGAAAAAGGCTCCTGCAAAGGCCTTGAAAAAGGCTCCCGCGAAAAAGGCAGCCCCTGTGAAACCAGCAAAGAAAGCCCCCGCCAAGAGCGCTGCGAAGAAGACTGCGAAATCGCGCTCGTAG